One window of Lawsonibacter asaccharolyticus genomic DNA carries:
- a CDS encoding hydroxyethylthiazole kinase: MELGACLDRVRERRPLIHCITNYVTANDVANLLLACGASPIMADEPEEVEEITARCAGLCLNLGTPSRRTIPSLMRAGVKAGELGRPVVLDPVGVGASTLRLRTAQDLMARVPFTVLRGNVSELRALAGGQEHTRGVDAGGADAVTEAELERGVAFAKGTARRTGTVVAVTGAIDLVSDGEQCVVIRNGRPEMGLVTGTGCQLSALTAACLAASPERPLEAAAAAVCAMGVAGELAWARMSPQDGNATYRDRIIDAVCRMDGAALEKGANYEMR, translated from the coding sequence ATGGAGCTGGGAGCCTGCCTGGACCGGGTGCGGGAGCGGAGGCCGCTGATCCACTGCATCACCAACTATGTGACGGCCAACGACGTGGCAAACCTCCTGCTGGCCTGCGGGGCCAGCCCCATCATGGCCGATGAGCCGGAGGAAGTGGAGGAGATCACGGCCCGGTGCGCCGGACTGTGCCTCAACTTGGGAACACCCAGCCGGCGCACCATCCCCAGCCTGATGCGGGCCGGAGTCAAGGCTGGGGAGCTGGGCCGCCCAGTGGTGCTGGACCCGGTAGGGGTGGGGGCCAGCACCCTGCGTCTCCGCACGGCCCAGGATCTGATGGCCCGTGTCCCCTTTACTGTGCTGCGGGGCAATGTCTCAGAGCTGCGGGCCCTGGCGGGCGGCCAGGAGCACACCCGGGGGGTGGACGCCGGCGGGGCGGACGCAGTGACGGAAGCGGAACTGGAGCGGGGGGTGGCCTTCGCCAAAGGGACCGCCCGCCGCACCGGGACCGTAGTGGCGGTCACCGGGGCCATTGACCTGGTCTCAGACGGGGAGCAGTGCGTCGTGATCCGCAACGGCCGCCCGGAGATGGGGCTGGTCACCGGTACCGGCTGTCAGCTGTCCGCCCTGACTGCGGCCTGCCTGGCCGCCAGCCCGGAGCGCCCCCTGGAGGCGGCCGCCGCCGCGGTGTGCGCCATGGGAGTGGCGGGGGAGCTGGCCTGGGCGAGGATGTCCCCTCAGGACGGAAACGCCACCTATCGGGATCGGATCATTGACGCTGTGTGCCGGATGGACGGCGCGGCGCTGGAGAAAGGAGCCAACTATGAGATGCGATAA
- a CDS encoding thiamine-phosphate diphosphorylase, whose amino-acid sequence MRCDKKDLLLYGVTDRSWLGDRTLAQQVEASLRGGATMIQLREKHMDRGSILAQALELRELCGRYGVPLILNDDAELAQAAGADGVHVGQSDMEAGRVRALLGEDKLIGVSARTVEQALAAQAAGADYLGVGAMFPTGTKQDTRPVSYDTLKAICAAVDIPVVAIGGIGAGNVAELAGSGIAGVAVVSALYAQPDVEAATRSLRAQVERVVGP is encoded by the coding sequence ATGAGATGCGATAAAAAGGATTTGCTGCTCTACGGCGTAACGGACCGGAGCTGGCTGGGGGACAGGACCCTGGCCCAACAGGTGGAGGCATCCCTGCGGGGGGGCGCCACCATGATCCAGCTGCGGGAGAAGCATATGGACCGTGGGAGCATTCTGGCCCAGGCCCTGGAACTGCGGGAGCTGTGCGGGCGCTACGGCGTGCCCCTGATCCTCAACGACGATGCGGAACTGGCCCAGGCGGCAGGAGCGGACGGCGTCCACGTGGGCCAGAGCGATATGGAGGCGGGGCGAGTCCGGGCCCTGCTGGGGGAAGACAAACTCATCGGCGTGTCCGCACGCACGGTGGAGCAGGCCCTGGCCGCCCAGGCGGCGGGGGCCGACTACCTGGGGGTAGGAGCCATGTTCCCCACCGGGACCAAGCAGGACACCCGACCAGTGAGCTATGACACCCTGAAGGCCATCTGCGCCGCCGTGGACATCCCTGTGGTGGCCATCGGGGGCATCGGAGCCGGCAATGTGGCGGAGCTGGCGGGGAGCGGCATCGCCGGGGTGGCGGTGGTCTCAGCCCTGTACGCCCAGCCCGACGTGGAAGCGGCCACCCGCTCCCTCCGGGCCCAGGTGGAGCGGGTGGTGGGCCCATGA
- a CDS encoding hydroxymethylpyrimidine synthase, translating to MERNYTTQMDAARRGIVTPELETVARKEHMSVEELMPLVAAGKVAIPANRLHKCLDPEGIGSMLRTKINVNLGVSRDCKDYDVEMQKVLSAVNMGAEAIMDLSSHGNTQPFRQKLTAECPVMIGTVPVYDSVIHYQRDLATLSAKDFIDVVRLHAQDGVDFVTLHCGITRKTIDQIRKHKRKMNIVSRGGSLVFAWMCMTGEENPFYEFYDEILDICREYDVTISLGDACRPGCLADATDVCQIEELVRLGELTKRAWEKDVQVMVEGPGHVPMDQIAANMKVQQTICMGAPFYVLGPLVTDIAPGYDHITAAIGGAIAAMSGAAFLCYVTPAEHLALPNLDDVKQGIIASRIAAHAADIAKGIRGARDIDDKMGDARRALDWEAQWACALDPETAKAIRDDRSPEHDDTCSMCGKFCAVRSMNKALSGEYIDIL from the coding sequence ATGGAACGCAATTATACCACACAGATGGACGCCGCCCGCCGGGGGATCGTGACCCCGGAGCTGGAGACTGTCGCCCGAAAGGAGCACATGTCCGTGGAGGAGCTGATGCCCCTCGTCGCGGCCGGCAAGGTGGCCATCCCTGCTAACCGCCTGCACAAATGCCTGGACCCGGAGGGTATCGGCTCCATGCTCCGCACCAAGATCAATGTCAACCTGGGAGTCTCCCGGGACTGCAAGGACTACGACGTGGAGATGCAGAAGGTGCTCTCTGCGGTGAATATGGGGGCCGAGGCCATCATGGACCTGTCCAGCCATGGCAACACCCAGCCCTTCCGCCAGAAGCTCACTGCCGAGTGCCCGGTGATGATCGGCACCGTCCCTGTCTATGACAGCGTCATCCACTACCAGCGGGACCTGGCCACCCTCAGTGCCAAGGACTTCATCGATGTGGTCCGCCTCCATGCCCAGGACGGCGTGGACTTCGTCACCCTCCACTGCGGCATCACCCGTAAGACCATAGATCAGATCCGCAAGCACAAGCGGAAGATGAACATCGTCTCACGGGGCGGTTCCCTTGTGTTCGCATGGATGTGCATGACCGGGGAGGAGAATCCCTTCTATGAGTTCTACGACGAGATCCTGGATATCTGCCGGGAGTACGATGTGACCATCTCCCTGGGCGACGCCTGCCGCCCCGGCTGCCTGGCTGACGCCACCGATGTATGTCAGATCGAGGAACTGGTCCGCCTGGGCGAGCTGACCAAACGGGCCTGGGAGAAGGACGTGCAGGTGATGGTGGAGGGGCCCGGCCATGTGCCCATGGACCAGATCGCCGCCAACATGAAGGTGCAGCAGACCATCTGCATGGGAGCCCCCTTCTATGTGCTGGGCCCCCTGGTCACCGACATCGCCCCTGGCTATGACCACATCACCGCTGCCATCGGCGGGGCCATCGCCGCCATGAGCGGCGCTGCTTTCCTGTGCTATGTCACCCCAGCCGAGCACCTGGCGCTTCCCAACCTGGACGATGTGAAGCAGGGCATCATTGCCAGCAGGATCGCTGCCCACGCCGCCGATATCGCAAAGGGCATCCGGGGCGCCCGGGACATCGACGACAAGATGGGCGACGCCCGCCGGGCCCTGGACTGGGAGGCCCAGTGGGCTTGTGCCCTGGACCCGGAGACCGCCAAGGCCATCCGGGACGACCGCTCCCCCGAGCATGACGACACCTGCTCCATGTGCGGCAAGTTCT
- a CDS encoding cytidine deaminase, with product MTDAELISTAVSMQERAYVPYSHFPVGAALLCSDGAVFTGCNVENAAYGSTLCAERTALVKAVSEGRTGGFTAIAIAGRGSDFCWPCGACRQMLFEFAPQLRVLAVRGDGAFQSAPLSTLLPCGFGPGSLNF from the coding sequence ATGACTGATGCTGAGCTGATCTCCACGGCCGTCTCCATGCAGGAGCGGGCCTATGTACCCTATTCTCATTTTCCCGTGGGCGCTGCCCTGTTGTGCAGTGACGGGGCGGTGTTCACCGGATGCAATGTGGAGAACGCCGCCTACGGCTCCACCCTCTGCGCCGAGCGCACGGCGCTGGTCAAGGCGGTGAGCGAGGGCCGCACCGGCGGCTTCACCGCTATCGCCATCGCCGGCCGGGGAAGCGACTTCTGCTGGCCCTGCGGTGCCTGCCGGCAGATGCTGTTTGAATTTGCTCCCCAGCTCCGGGTCCTGGCCGTCCGAGGGGACGGTGCCTTCCAGTCCGCCCCGCTCTCCACCCTGCTGCCCTGCGGCTTCGGGCCGGGCTCCCTTAATTTTTGA
- a CDS encoding thiamine biosynthesis bifunctional protein: MKTALTIAGSDSSGGAGIQADIKTMTANGVYAMSAVTALTAQNTTGVYGILESTPEFLASQLDCIFTDIFPDAVKTGMVSSTGLIQVIADKLKQYQARNIVVDPVMIATSGSRLISEEAVEALKSQLLPLAAVLTPNIPEAEVLSGLTISGPEDMERAAREIGERYGCAVLCKGGHDLNDANDLLWQDGSCKWFCGRRIHNPNTHGTGCTLSSAIASNLAKGCDLETAVERAKIYLSGALSSMLDLGAGSGPLDHLFSIPELDLDRIRSLQSPAGGR, from the coding sequence ATGAAAACAGCATTGACGATCGCTGGGAGCGATTCCAGCGGAGGCGCCGGGATCCAGGCCGACATCAAGACCATGACTGCCAACGGCGTCTACGCCATGAGCGCGGTCACCGCCCTGACGGCCCAGAATACCACCGGCGTCTACGGCATCCTGGAGTCCACCCCGGAATTCCTGGCCAGTCAGCTGGACTGCATTTTTACCGACATCTTCCCCGATGCCGTCAAGACAGGGATGGTGTCCTCTACCGGGCTGATCCAGGTCATCGCGGACAAGCTGAAGCAGTACCAGGCCCGGAACATCGTGGTGGACCCGGTGATGATCGCTACCAGCGGGTCCCGCCTGATTTCGGAGGAAGCGGTGGAGGCGCTGAAGAGCCAGCTGCTCCCCCTGGCCGCCGTCCTCACCCCCAACATCCCAGAGGCGGAGGTCCTGTCGGGCCTCACCATCTCCGGTCCGGAGGACATGGAGCGGGCTGCCCGGGAGATCGGGGAGCGGTACGGCTGCGCTGTGCTGTGCAAGGGCGGGCATGACCTGAACGACGCCAACGACCTGCTGTGGCAGGATGGGAGCTGCAAATGGTTCTGCGGACGCCGGATCCATAACCCCAACACCCACGGGACAGGCTGCACGCTCTCCAGTGCCATCGCCTCCAATCTGGCGAAGGGCTGCGACCTGGAGACGGCGGTGGAGCGGGCGAAGATCTATCTCTCGGGGGCGCTGTCCTCCATGCTTGACCTGGGGGCGGGCAGCGGCCCCCTGGACCACCTCTTTTCCATCCCGGAGCTGGACCTGGACCGCATCCGGTCCCTTCAGTCCCCCGCCGGAGGAAGGTGA